One stretch of Bacteroidota bacterium DNA includes these proteins:
- a CDS encoding ketoacyl-ACP synthase III, producing MLYLHGIGHFFPENIITNDFLSSLNIGVDINWIIERVGIEERRTVLPLDYIRSTKNKDVRAAVEAAQYGNAEMGKQAALMAIERAGIQKQEIGMVISSSCVPDRSTPAEAATIAAALEIECMAIDINTACSSFGVVNNLLDNLNNSFMPLYVLIVNVESMTKVVDYTDRSSAVLWGDGCSASIISSRVKSNVRLSRFGSWSSPSQCEKVRAPRVGYFSQDGNAVQNFAIKNTVGMIKELSQDKAYKTGDFHFIGHQANYKVLTSVCQRCEISAENHWHNVILKGNTGSAGAPSVLSMNFEKLKIGTNIILAVLGAGLTWSSMLIEVKAQAD from the coding sequence ATGTTGTATTTACATGGGATAGGACATTTTTTTCCGGAGAACATCATCACCAATGATTTTTTAAGCAGTCTTAACATTGGTGTCGACATAAACTGGATTATTGAAAGGGTCGGCATTGAAGAAAGGCGAACCGTTTTACCTTTGGATTATATCCGTTCAACAAAAAACAAAGATGTAAGGGCAGCAGTTGAAGCTGCTCAATACGGCAACGCGGAAATGGGTAAACAGGCCGCATTGATGGCTATTGAAAGAGCTGGCATCCAGAAGCAAGAGATCGGCATGGTCATATCTTCCTCCTGTGTTCCTGATAGAAGTACTCCTGCAGAGGCTGCAACTATAGCCGCCGCACTGGAAATAGAATGCATGGCCATTGATATAAATACAGCCTGTAGCAGCTTTGGAGTGGTCAATAATTTATTGGACAATCTGAATAACTCTTTTATGCCGCTTTATGTACTGATAGTCAATGTAGAATCAATGACTAAGGTGGTCGATTATACTGACAGGAGTTCCGCCGTTTTATGGGGCGACGGATGCAGCGCAAGTATTATTTCTTCACGGGTAAAAAGCAATGTTCGGCTAAGCCGGTTTGGCAGCTGGAGCTCTCCTTCCCAATGTGAAAAAGTACGAGCCCCACGGGTTGGATATTTTTCCCAGGACGGAAATGCTGTCCAAAATTTTGCCATCAAAAATACAGTTGGAATGATAAAAGAATTAAGTCAAGACAAGGCTTATAAAACAGGTGATTTTCATTTTATCGGTCATCAGGCGAATTATAAAGTATTGACATCGGTTTGTCAACGCTGCGAAATCAGTGCAGAAAATCATTGGCATAATGTTATTCTTAAAGGAAATACAGGCAGCGCAGGGGCTCCTTCAGTACTGAGTATGAATTTTGAAAAATTAAAAATCGGAACAAATATTATTTTGGCAGTATTGGGTGCCGGACTTACCTGGTCATCCATGCTTATAGAAGTTAAAGCACAAGCAGATTAG
- a CDS encoding beta-ketoacyl-[acyl-carrier-protein] synthase family protein, giving the protein MRRVVVTGLGVVAPNGSNVNKFKEALYTGKSGIKHIAELQQNAFASQVGGIPVIEESNYSMYFNLGHLGKPSSAILYGCMAAEEAWLDAGLSMGTKDSKLVNWESGIILGTGVGGADVLGNSVVPQVNAGNVKRLGSAAVEQVMVSGASAYVGGMLSLGNKVTTNSSACSTGTEAIIDAFNHIQRGEADRMLAGGCEAYSPYIWGGFDSMRVLNRNSNNEPEKASRPMSASASGFVPGAGAGVLVLEEMQFAIARSARIYAELLGGTVNCGGQKNGGSMTAPNSEAVQRCIRGALTKCNISPDEVDAISGHLTSTMADPLEVRNWAEALGRKGKDFPFINSTKSMIGHCLGAAGGIETIAAVLELYEEFFHPSINCEDRHASIAALIDHDKIPQTTKWNVKLNIIAKASFGFGDVNSCLILKKWNNK; this is encoded by the coding sequence ATGAGGCGAGTTGTTGTTACGGGTCTTGGCGTTGTTGCTCCTAATGGCAGTAATGTAAATAAATTTAAAGAAGCTTTGTACACAGGCAAATCAGGCATTAAACACATTGCAGAGTTACAACAAAACGCATTCGCGAGCCAGGTTGGAGGCATCCCCGTAATAGAAGAATCTAACTATTCAATGTATTTTAATCTTGGTCACCTTGGCAAACCAAGCTCGGCAATTTTATACGGTTGCATGGCCGCTGAAGAAGCCTGGCTGGATGCAGGGTTATCCATGGGCACAAAAGATTCAAAGCTTGTAAACTGGGAATCAGGAATTATTTTGGGTACAGGAGTTGGTGGCGCTGATGTATTAGGCAATAGTGTTGTTCCGCAGGTAAATGCCGGAAACGTAAAAAGATTAGGCAGCGCCGCGGTCGAACAAGTGATGGTAAGTGGTGCCAGTGCTTATGTAGGAGGCATGTTAAGCCTTGGAAACAAGGTTACAACTAATTCCAGTGCATGTAGCACCGGTACCGAGGCAATAATAGATGCATTTAATCACATTCAACGCGGCGAAGCAGACCGCATGTTGGCAGGAGGATGTGAAGCGTATTCACCATATATATGGGGCGGATTTGATTCTATGCGGGTGCTGAACAGAAATTCAAATAATGAACCTGAAAAAGCATCCCGGCCCATGAGCGCTTCCGCTTCTGGTTTTGTACCCGGAGCAGGAGCAGGAGTACTTGTGCTTGAAGAAATGCAATTTGCCATAGCAAGGAGTGCGCGCATCTATGCAGAGCTGTTGGGAGGAACGGTTAATTGTGGCGGACAGAAAAACGGAGGGAGTATGACAGCCCCTAATTCTGAGGCCGTTCAACGGTGTATTCGTGGAGCTCTGACAAAATGTAATATATCGCCAGATGAGGTAGATGCCATTAGCGGTCATTTAACTTCTACTATGGCCGATCCGCTGGAAGTGAGAAACTGGGCAGAAGCCCTGGGTCGCAAAGGAAAAGATTTTCCATTTATCAATTCCACTAAATCCATGATAGGGCATTGCCTTGGTGCGGCTGGAGGTATAGAAACAATAGCAGCAGTATTAGAATTATATGAAGAGTTTTTTCATCCTTCTATAAATTGTGAAGACCGACATGCTTCAATTGCAGCATTAATTGATCACGACAAAATTCCGCAAACGACAAAATGGAACGTTAAATTAAACATTATTGCCAAAGCCAGTTTCGGCTTTGGTGATGTAAACAGTTGTTTAATCTTAAAGAAGTGGAACAACAAATAA